aaaaaaaactttaaaacatcatcgttttgataaattaatatatatagtcCACagataatttatgatttttattatttagacCATACACTTTTAGAAAGGAACGTAGCAAATAAAATGATGCCACATCAACTGGGATAAAAGTGTTGggttaaataacattttccaAACTATATATCCAGGTGATATAGCAACTAAATTTACTTCCAATCTCACTCTGCTTATTCAGCTGAGACACACAGCACAGATATTGAAATTCAAAACTGAAATAGCAAATGTCTTACGCAGAATTTTCCATTGTGCTCGGTCAAAATGTAGCCTTCATCTTTATACAGATTGAACAGTGCAACCACATCATTCTTGCTGTTTACGACATCGCTGAGCTTTGATCCCAGCTGCAATCGCAACTCAATTTCACTAGCTGCATCCCTTGCTTCTGAAGATAGTACAACTGATTGTGGCTGATATAGAAATCGAGTCATACAAATGCAAGTCACgacataaaaagaaaataagattTTCCCCATCATAAGCAAATTTACTCAGAACctgaatattattaaatatctaaaaaagaGAACTAAAGGCTTCCAGGTGAAGAAAAACAACGCAACTCACTTTGTCAGCAGACTTCAAATTAGGAAATATAGCTGGAAAAAGTGGCTCCTCATCATTCACCTCTTTGATGGAAGGTGCTTGACCACTGAGGAGATATTCACTAAAAATCAGACCTGCCAAAAGAAAGAGAGTGCTATCTGTCATTCAATGAACTCAAGTCCATTTACCATATTTTCTTTCCATTCTTCTATAATCTACATAAGATGCAACTGCAAGCTAAAGTAAATgattgtaaatttaaatttttcttgtCTATTTTTCTACGAGAGAATGAGAACAACTTTTTCACTGAATTAAGTTCTTAAACACTGCATTTGAAAATTAAGAGTTTATTTTCGCCTCTGCAAATCAAGAGTAACTTAACGTATTTCTGACATAGTTTAAATGAGTTTGACTTCTAAGCCTTCAAGATATTAGATTTCAATATTTGATTACAAATTGAAAAACAGACGTATTTATCAATACTTTAATAGTTAAATTACACTGTCAAATCAACAAATTCAATAGAACAAATAATTAGCTGATTCATTTAATTTATACTCAGTCTGCCCCCGGTTAAGAAGGGACATGTCTCATTGTTGCATGTCCCAACTTAAAAGTCCATATCATGTCTTACTGTAGGGGTGAGAAACGGTCGGTTCAGTCACCAAACCGAAGCAAAACTGTAAACCGTTTTATGGTCGGTTCGGTCactaaaccgaaccaaaattgtGTTTAGCGTTGAAGTTTCCTGTAAGTAATGCATGCCAGCTAAAGcaatctaaatattttatatttaaaccaGTAAATCAAGTGCCTTAGCAATTAATTTACTCCATGACCtttaaattaattcattttaagaAATAGAATAAGGAAACCAGTAGTATGCATTCCAATAAGGGAAAGGAACAGAAAATGACAGAAAATTACTCGCGCGATAGGGGTTTAACGTCCTCAGTTGAATGGATTGATATGACTTCAAATTGCAGTACATGTGGATCCAAGTCACCACACTAAAAGAAGCAAGGGCAAGGGAAGTAGAAGAGCCTATGCAGTTAGCCAATCCTATACCAAGCATGATACCTATAAACTTGCTCACCATTCCTTGAGCTTCACCCTTTGCAATGACCTACAATTAAAAATCTCATTAAAAGGGTGCACAAGTGAAAAAGAACATGCCAACATCAGCTCAGATATATGCCACACAAATACAAAGTTCCGATGGTCCCAGAGGGCCAGAACTATGAAGCACTGATGATAGGGGAACAGGGgacatcatttttttaaaaaatgagacATGGACATtgcaaattaataatatatttaaatagatatgtgtatatatagagagagaagTTATTTTCTATGACTTTTGGTAAATAATCATCACTTGCAACatttaaagaagaaaaatccATAAAATTGAAGAGAAATTATTAAATAAGTGGTtcttttgtgttaaaattgaagAAATAAGAAAGAAATTATAAGAAATAATTAGCAGAAGAAGATTGAAGAGAGGGTTgcattttgttttataaaagagaGGACTGTGTTGATGTTTTAAAGGAAAAATCAGAAGAGAGTGTTGTGCTTATTCTCCCTCCTTCAATAGTAAAAATTACGGGGACACATATTTATCAGAATCCCTTACATGTCCACGGTGTGTCGGGTGACCTTGAAGAGTCCTCCTGCATACAGCACCTCCAAGAAGTTTTGGTGCTTCATAGTCCCAGAACACTTAACTTtcagaattaaaataaataacatgATTTTACCTCAGCAAAGTTCCTCTGAGCAGCAAACCCAGCATAGAAACAGCTCCTGGTAGCAGCCTAAAATTATGTCAAAATTTCAGCAACTGTGCATCATGACAAATGCTGTAAGTTGACGATATAATAACTTGGATGATGCCAAGCAGAAAGTTCAGCTTAGGCTAATATTAActcaaaaacagaaaaatatacGAACAAATTATATATGTGTGAATAGTTTGGTTAAGCCTTTAAGCCATAAGTGTTTAAGTGAGCATATATATACACAGAAATGTATGATAGAACCAAGAAACCAATTAAACAGCCAAAACAAATTATTCCACTTGTCGTACCATGATattttcactataaatttttatagaACACCACATCCAACATGAATACGAAAAAGCATATCAACTGTTAAGAAGTTAACAATTCAGAAACTTTGCCCTAATTTCAATCGGCGATACCATCTCCTATATCCTCATTAGTTAGAACATGTTTAAAATAACTAGCATAGAACTATAGTGCAAGTGTAAACAATTAATGTAATGTGCTAAACACTTAAAAGCTAAAGATGGTTTTGCATAAAGGTATAAAAGTTACCAGGTTTAGAAATTAGGAAGGTAGACATACCTGGATAAGAGCAGCAGCAGAGCGACCAGCTCCAGCAAGAGCACCGATAGAAACAAATAAATGAGGAAATGCAGGAGTTAAAATCTCAAGTCCAAATGCAGCATTTTCCAGAAGATCAGCAAACAACCTCCATCCTTTAGGATTGACATCAAAATGGCGTCCATATTTGGATAAGAAAATTTTACTTAAATACCCAATGCCATCCTTAAGCACCCAATTAATAGCAGCTGCTGTGGGAATAGCTCCTTTGCCCAATCCAACAGCATAAAGTAATGCCTAATTTATGCATAAgcaaataataaagaaaatgaaataacAGCAAATGAAGTAAGTTGCAGGTGAAAGAATAGGTGTACCTGAGTGGCAAGAACGCCGCTTATTTGGCTAGCAATACCTTGAACGGCACGCCAAAGAGAATAATCCAAGTAATCAGAAGTAACGCTAAGAGGATAGCCTTCAGGAAGCATAAGCTTAACAAATAAAGCTCTAGATTGTAACCACAAGTTCGCTCCAAGACGTGACCATGACGATAACGAAGTTAAGTAATCACCGTTAAACAAGGACGAGAATGATGAAGCAACAAGAAACTCATCTTTAGCAAAATCAGAAATAAGTTTAATCAATTTGCCTCCTCTAACTTCAAAAACACTCACATCTTCCCCTTCATCTAATTGTGTTGATGTTGTTCTTGCATATGCTAAAGAAGACGAATTTAACCACAATCCCACAAAGCAGCATAACAGCCACATAAAGTAATCACCTTTATTATTGTCATCATCATTGTTATCATTCCGCCACCACCGTGACGGATCATtgttattattgttgttgttatttGAACCTCTACCACTACCACTACCACTACCGCTAGCAGTAGTAGCAAtatctaaaaatgagaaattaaaACAAGGGTTTTGCTTAGCAATTGTTAAATTCTGATTAGTTATTCGTGATGACTTCACATGAAATATAGGGAATGACAATGTCTTCAAATTTCGATTACTACTACTAGTATTAGTAGCTGAAGGAGAAATATAAGTTCCAGAGAGGAACAATGGCCTGCAACTGCAActcattttattataaattattatttgaattgaaGAATGCCAAAGAAACGAAGTACCGAACTGGGGGAGCTGAGAGGCGGGTGTGACTGACGCGCCGCCGGACGTGAAGGCGGAAAAAGTTGACGGTGCAAGGGAATGAATAAAAGCATGAGAGTGAATTGAGGAAAATAGAATTTTGTTTGATGAAGATAGAGTTTATACTAGTATGACGAAAAGTATACAAGaagttttaaaacattatagtATATGAATTTTCAGCCATTTTATGGACCATTCAGTTATACATTTACTTAACAAAAATTAAGTACAATAATAAGCGAATGATAAGTTATTAATAATGTAAGTTATCTCTgaagatttaattttttcttttgctgAAGATAATTTTGATTAACTAGTCGAAATAACTAGGAAGCTTCTTTGAAAGTCCCATTATCTATAGTAAACCCTAACTTCATTGGGCAAAAGTTAtggcttaatatatagtttgacctcTCAACTTGTATcattttacccatttaacctttaaatttaacattttaactactctctccgtcccacaaagatatGTCACCTTTCTATTTTTGGCatcccaaattataggccacCTTCTATATTTGGTAAACAATTTAACAATTCAAAATCTTATATACCCCTCATAAATATGTCTAATTATCCTCAAATGAATTAATAATTTCATGTTCCAATACAAGACTCACCAATAAAGAAATTAGtccttaatatattatttatacatcTAATAATTATAGAAGGATCAAATTGGAAAGTTgaataaaaaactaattttaacaaacttaactatattttttttaaatcttgtATTTGTCCAAAtggcctatctttgtgggacggagggagtattaaactTCTGAacttgtaaaataatttaatttgatccctgaacttgtaaaataatttaatttgacccctaaacttgtaaaataatttaatttgacccctaaacttgataaatacatAATCATTAAATCCCTCCGTACACAaattcttctagaatgttttaAGTGTCAGGTGGACAatgaggggttcaatgtttacatatttatcaaagTTCAGGGATCAAATAGAATTATTTTACAAGTTCAAAGGTTCGATAGGTTATAcgttaagtttaggggttagatgggtaaatgGATACAAATTTAGAggtcaaattatatattaagcTCAAAAAGTTATTAAAGTAGTAGTTTATTTAGTGTCACTAGTAGCTATTAGAGATTATCCACCATTTGttcataattttcaattaatttatttcctCTTATAAAAGTTATAGGTGTAGACATTCTTAAATAGGTTATTATGTTTCTTATAATATAGGATAGTatagtctttttttttatttttttttataattggaaaggGGTGAGCGCTTATGGAGGATTTGAACTCACGACTTAACAGTTTTGCAGTTCAgcatttataccatttgagataTAGTTCATTGTTAGTCCTTTTTTTATCTTAGTTTATACAGccgaccctctaataattaatatgcaTGAtggattaaaaaattattaatttattgaatactttataaaacaatattaatattggttccctaaaatttcattaattattaaaattattaatttattgcatattaattattagagggtctactgtatatatttcatattttgtatTGTTTAATGGTTAAAGTTTTCTATTATAATTTTGGCCTCCATCTACTTATATATCTTTCTCTTTTCTATAAATGGTAGATTCAATCTTGGAGTTTTCTTTTTGGTTTCTCGCCTTTTGTGTCGGTTGATCATTTGTTTGATTACTCGTCTATTCTGGTTGCTCGTCGTTGGTTGGGCGTCTGTTTAGTTGCTCGATTTTTCTATTGGTTGCTCATCTGTTTGGTTGCTCGTCTTTTTTTGGTTGCTTGTCTCTTGGATTTGTCAATTTAATTGATGCTCTCTGTTGACAATTCTCTTAGTTATAGCTGAAAATACAGATGATTCGCTTCAAGCAGATAGTGTTTAGTTAGATGGTAAACATTACTTATATTGGAGTTATGTAATAAAAAATTCCTGAAAGATAAACAAAAGTAGGGATATGCTTCATATGCTTTTCTTAAGCCTAAGGATTGCACGGCGATTATATATGTGACATTAGTAGATAAATTGGAGGTAGATAATTCCAAGATCATTACTTGGATCAATGATTTTGTTAAGCATTTGATAGGTACCCAGTTAGCAAAATATGAGACAACTAAATAAGTTTGTGATCGTCTAGTTAGACTGTATACACAGTCTAAGTTTGCAAAACAATACCAGTTGGAATTTGATATACGTGCTCTTCACCAGAAACATAtgaatattcaaaattttataatgcTATGAAATATTTGTAGGAACAACTGGCTCTTACAGCGTATGCTTAATTATGAGTCTTTTGGGATTTATAATGAACCAAGAGAGGAGTAGAGGTTGGTACAATTTTTAATGGCTCTTCGTGATAAGTTTGAAGACTTCGAGGATCCATTCTACAACGTCAtccttttttgttttgtaggatgaATACTGATCTTGACAACATTCTTTCTGGCTATGAAGTAAGCTTATCTGATCGGTTAATTCTGCAAGTATACAAAATCAATTGTAGCAAGTGATACTCGGAGTATCCGAGGTCGAATACATAAGGACAAgctctttaaaatgttatttgatttaacttttattttaataaaaaatggaCTAAAGTTgaagatttttaaaaagtgagaccataaacgaaaaaaatcgaaaaaagtgagatatttttgagtgattagccTTTTACAAATATACTTTTTACCATAAAAAAATCcttgtaattttctcaaaactAAACCTTTAAAAAATGCTAAGTTCTTGAAGTGAATTGAATAATTAATCAAGAACTAGATAGAAACATTAGCCAATTTGTTCCAAATGTCAGTAAATGAATAGATGTAGGTTGGCAGCTTTTTAGGCTGTCATCTCTCCGAGATTCAGCTAAGAGCATCCACAATGGGTATAATAGAGGGTGTAATAGCTCTCTATTATACCCATCATTACACTTTCTCCCATAGTGGGAGAAAGTGTaatgaaaagagaaaattacatggAATCCCTCAAAATCTCAAAtctttatgttagtgactcagaattttattttttgcagaaatctctcaattttaaaacattcttttCATGTCTACCTTTCTATATTTGTCATTCCTATTTTATCCCTCCCTATggtatatgttgcttattgtgtTTCTATTACATTGAATAATTTGCCCCACTTTCTTCTTCACTTTGATTCCACGAGTTATCAACAGTACGATAATCACCTTCTCCATCAAACTATCCTCCTTCATCTTTGCCATTGCCGCCATCATAGTCCGATCCACAATCTAGCCTACCACttaattgattataatttttccTAATtgcaatcttttttttttctatttaagctAAAAAGTAAAGAAATTTTACTCAAATGCTTTTATTTCTGCTTGTGATTCTATTGTTTGCTAGCTTGACTCACATAGCTGAAGCAATGCGTGAGCTGTTTGGCAGGAGAAAGCTAGagtattatttttgttaagtacccttttcatttatattttttaattgaaaactttcttaaacctaattttaattgatttgggATTTGATTGCAGGGGTTGAGCTAAAAGAATTAGGACAGATTGGGGAAATGTTGGTGATGTCGCAGAAATAGTGTGGTATCCGTTAAAAATCGATGGGCGAGCGGCTCCTACCTATAGAATGTCATATGAAACAAAGGGGAAAAAGTTGATTATCCCAGAAACAAAAGTTGAAGAGATAATTATACTACattgttaaattttgaaatatagataaaaaaaattattatttgaattgtaACATTATATGGTTGATTAATTCAATGCATATTATAGGAACTAAGTTTTAAAGTTAAGGTTTTTGAGAGAATGTGATCTCAGATGGCTATTGAATATGCTGCTATAATTAGGATAATTTGGTTAGATAGAGGCTATTGCGTAGAATGATAAATGTTGAGGAGACTAAACaaattcatgatttttgtgCCTACAcaataatcattttaaataaaaatattatttgtgaACCGCATGTGAACCGTTGTCAACTGAactactttaatttaatttttaatcaaatttgtcTTGCTactttttacaatcttaaatgacattttatatagagagagttttgagatttagtgtaatactaattgaatatctcttgtaagtgaaatgtatttgacataCTATAAAATCGAAAAATGAATccgatgtgaacctatatcaactaacctactttaattcaatttttaatcaaatttgtcAAACTGCACTTTATAATCTTATATGA
This window of the Mercurialis annua linkage group LG5, ddMerAnnu1.2, whole genome shotgun sequence genome carries:
- the LOC126679896 gene encoding protein root UVB sensitive 1, chloroplastic, which gives rise to MSCSCRPLFLSGTYISPSATNTSSSNRNLKTLSFPIFHVKSSRITNQNLTIAKQNPCFNFSFLDIATTASGSGSGSGRGSNNNNNNNNDPSRWWRNDNNDDDNNKGDYFMWLLCCFVGLWLNSSSLAYARTTSTQLDEGEDVSVFEVRGGKLIKLISDFAKDEFLVASSFSSLFNGDYLTSLSSWSRLGANLWLQSRALFVKLMLPEGYPLSVTSDYLDYSLWRAVQGIASQISGVLATQALLYAVGLGKGAIPTAAAINWVLKDGIGYLSKIFLSKYGRHFDVNPKGWRLFADLLENAAFGLEILTPAFPHLFVSIGALAGAGRSAAALIQAATRSCFYAGFAAQRNFAEVIAKGEAQGMVSKFIGIMLGIGLANCIGSSTSLALASFSVVTWIHMYCNLKSYQSIQLRTLNPYRASLIFSEYLLSGQAPSIKEVNDEEPLFPAIFPNLKSADKPQSVVLSSEARDAASEIELRLQLGSKLSDVVNSKNDVVALFNLYKDEGYILTEHNGKFCVVLKESYSVQDMLKALFQVNYLYWLEKNAGLESRGTSADCKLGGRLQISLEYMQREFIHVRNDSVAMGWVADGLIARPLPNRICAPNLATSVAS